A portion of the Panthera tigris isolate Pti1 chromosome E1, P.tigris_Pti1_mat1.1, whole genome shotgun sequence genome contains these proteins:
- the WNK4 gene encoding serine/threonine-protein kinase WNK4 isoform X5, whose product MLAPPASETAVPMSQAEADLALRPPPPLAAAGPPRLGPPPRRARRFSGKAETRPRSSRLSRRSSVDLGLLSSWSQPASPAPEPPEPPDSAEPSPAKSPPPSCPEPPEGTWTGGAPAKAADSARPELAVSAGGPGSREPPRVPEAAARERQREQEEKEDTETQAVATSPDGRYLKFDIEIGRGSFKTVYRGLDTDTTVEVAWCELQTRKLSRTERQRFSEEVEMLKGLQHPNIVRFYDSWKSVLKGQVCIVLVTELMTSGTLKTYLRRFREMKPRVLQRWSRQILRGLHFLHTRVPPILHRDLKCDNVFITGPSGSVKIGDLGLATLKRASFAKSVIGTPEFMAPEMYEEKYDEAVDVYAFGMCMLEMATSEYPYSECQNAAQIYRKVTSGTKPNSFYKVKMPEVKEIIEGCIRTDKNERFTIQDLLAHAFFREERGVHVELAEEDDGEKPGLKLWLRMEDARRGGRPRDNQAIEFLFQLGRDAAEEVAQEMVALGLVCEADYQPVARAVRERVAAIQRKREKLRKARELEALPPAPGPPPAAVPKTPGPPSVFPPEPEEPEADQHQSFLFRHASYSSTTSDCETDGYLSSSGFLDASDPAFQPPGGVPSSPAESHLCLPSAFALSIPRSGPGSDFSPGDSYASDAASGLSDVGEGMGRMRRPPGRNLRRRPRSRLRVTSVSDQNDRVVECQLQTHNSKMVTFRFDLDGDSPEEIAAAMVYNEFILPSERAGFLSRIREIIQRVETLLKRDTGPVEAAEDPLGPQVEPASLPALSDPLPDPSRAELQSSTSLEQSCWAAFSTSPSSPGTPLSPGNLFSPGTPVSPSPIFPITSPPCCPSPVPFSQVSSNLSPQTLSSPLAFSPSAVQFPGPASQSLPSCLLPSPPAFSPSCSQVTITPPSFPHCPSASPLPSTTAAPLLSLASAFSLAVMTVAQSLLSPSPGLLSQSPPAPPAPLPSLPLPPPPAPCGQDRPSPPTAETESEVPPNPARPLLGEARLAPISEEGKPQLVGRFQVTSSKEPAEPLPLQPTFPTLSTSLKPPTPQLTSESSDTEDSAGGGPEAREALAESDRAAEGLAAGAEEEGDDGKEPRGGGSPPPQSHPSPVWMNYSYSSLCLSSEESESSGEDEEFWAQLQSLRQKHLSEVEALQTLQKKEIEDLYSRLGKQPPPGIVAPAAMLSSRQRRLSKGSFPTSRRNSLQRSEPPGPGIMRRNSLSGSSTGSQEQRASKGVTFAGDVGRM is encoded by the exons ATGCTGGCACCCCCGGCCTCCGAGACTGCGGTCCCCATGTCCCAGGCGGAGGCCGACCTGGCCCTGCGGCCCCCGCCGCCTCTCGCTGCCGCGGGGCCGCCCCGCCTCGGGCCCCCTCCTCGCCGGGCGCGCCGCTTCTCCGGGAAGGCTGAGACCCGGCCGCGCTCTTCCCGTCTCAGCCGCCGCAGCTCAGTCGACTTGGGGCTGCTGAGCTCTTGGTCCCAGCCAGCCTCACCCGCTCCGGAGCCCCCTGAGCCTCCGGACTCCGCTGAACCCAGCCCCGCGAAAAGCCCACCGCCTAGCTGCCCAGAACCTCCCGAGGGCACGTGGACCGGGGGAGCCCCCGCGAAGGCTGCAGACTCAGCGCGTCCAGAGCTAGCAGTCTCGGCAGGAGGCCCGGGGTCCCGGGAACCGCCGAGGGTCCCCGAAGCCGCGGCTCGGGAGcggcagagggagcaggaggaaaaggaagacacGGAGACCCAGGCAGTGGCAACGTCCCCGGACGGCCGATACCTCAAGTTTGACATCGAGATTGGACGTGGCTCGTTCAAGACGGTGTATCGAGGGCTGGACACCGACACCACGGTGGAGGTGGCCTGGTGTGAGCTGCAG ACTCGGAAACTCTCTCGAACGGAGCGGCAGCGATTCTCTGAGGAAGTGGAGATGCTCAAGGGGCTGCAACATCCCAACATCGTCCGCTTCTACGATTCGTGGAAGTCGGTGCTGAAGGGCCAGGTTTGCATCGTACTGGTCACCGAACTCATGACCTCCGGCACGCTCAAGAC atACCTGAGGCGGTTCCGTGAGATGAAGCCGAGAGTTCTTCAGCGCTGGAGCCGCCAGATCCTTCGGGGGCTTCATTTCCTACACACCCGGGTACCCCCCATTCTGCACCGGGATCTCAAGTGCGACAACGTCTTTATCACTGGCCCTTCAGGGTCGGTCAAGATCGGGGACCTGGGCCTGGCCACGCTCAAGCGCGCCTCCTTTGCCAAGAGCGTGATAG GGACCCCGGAGTTCATGGCCCCGGAGATGTACGAGGAAAAGTACGATGAGGCGGTGGACGTGTACGCGTTTGGCATGTGCATGCTGGAGATGGCTACCTCAGAGTACCCTTACTCCGAGTGCCAGAATGCCGCGCAAATCTACCGCAAAGTCACTTCG GGCACAAAGCCGAACAGCTTCTATAAGGTGAAGATGCCCGAGGTGAAGGAGATCATTGAAGGCTGCATCCGCACAGATAAGAACgagag ATTCACCATCCAGGACCTCCTGGCTCACGCCTTCTTCCGCGAGGAGCGCGGCGTGCACGTGGAGCTGGCGGAGGAGGACGACGGCGAGAAGCCCGGCCTCAAGCTCTGGCTGCGCATGGAGGACGCGCGGCGCGGGGGGCGCCCGCGGGACAACCAGGCCATAGAGTTCCTGTTCCAACTGGGCCGGGACGCGGCAGAGGAGGTGGCGCAGGAGATG GTGGCCCTGGGTCTAGTCTGTGAAGCTGACTACCAGCCAGTGGCCCGCGCAGTACGTGAACGAGTTGCTGCCATCCAGCGGAAGCGTGAGAAGCTGCGCAAAGCTAGGGAGTTGGAAGCCCTCCCCCCTGCACCAGGACCCCCACCAGCAGCTGTCCCCAAGACTCCTGGTCCCCCCAGTGTCTTCCCCCCTGAGCCTGAGGAGCCAGAGGCAGACCAGCACCAGTCTTTCCTCTTCCGCCATGCCAGCTACTCATCTACCACCT cgGATTGCGAGACTGATGGCTACCTCAGCTCCTCCGGCTTCCTGGATGCCTCAGACCCTGCCTTTCAGCCCCCTGGGGGGGTGCCATCCAGCCCCGCTGAGTCCCATCTCTGCCTGCCCTCG GCTTTTGCCCTGTCCATTCCACGTTCTGGCCCTGGCAGTGACTTTTCCCCAGGAGACAG ctaTGCCTCAGATGCAGCATCAGGTCTTAGTGATGTGGGAGAAGGGATGGGACGCATGAGGAGACCCCCAGGGAGAAATCTCCGGCGTAGACCCCGATCCCGGCTTCGGGTCACTAGT GTCTCAGACCAGAATGACAGAGTGGTTGAGTGCCAGCTACAGACGCACAACAGCAAGATGGTGACCTTCCGATTTGATCTGGATGGCGACAGCCCGGAAGAGATTGCGGCTGCCAtg GTGTATAATGAGTTCATTCTGCCCTCGGAGCGAGCCGGATTCCTGAGCCGCATTCGGGAGATCATCCAGCGAGTGGAGACCCTGTTGAAGAGAGATACTGGCCCTGTGGAGGCTGCTGAGGACCCCCTGGGCCCCCAG GTGGAGCCAGCATCATTGCCTGCCCTCTCTGACCCCCTCCCAGACCCATCCCGTG CAGAGCTCCAGAGCAGCACCTCCCTGGAGCAGAGTTGCTGGGCAGCCTTCTCCACCTCGCCATCTTCTCCTGGAACCCCCTTGTCTCCTGGAAACTTGTTTTCCCCCGGAACTCCTGTCTCCCCAAGTCCCATTTTCCCCATCACTTCTCCCCCATGTTGCCCCAGTCCTGTCCCATTCTCCCAAGtctcttcaaatctctctccACAGACCCTCAGCTCCCCACTGGCATTCTCCCCCAGTGCTGTCCAGTTCCCTGGCCCTGCCTCTCAGTCTCTGCCGAGTtgccttctcccttctccacctGCCTTCTCTCCCAGTTGTTCTCAGGTCACCAttactcctccttcctttccccactgcccctctgcttccccccttccctccaccacagcagcccctctcctctctctggctagTGCCTTCTCACTGGCTGTGATGACCGTGGCCCAgtccctgctgtctccctcaccTGGGCTCCTGTCCCAgtctcctccagcccctcctgctcccctccctagcttgcccctgccccctccccctgctccttgtGGCCAGGATAGGCCTTCACCCCCAACAGCTGAGACCGAGAGTGAG GTCCCACCAAATCCTGCTCGGCCACTCCTGGGCGAAGCCAGACTAGCGCCCATCTCTGAAG AGGGAAAGCCACAGCTTGTGGGGCGTTTCCAAGTGACTTCATCCAAGGAACCAGCTGAGCCTCTACCCCTGCAACCAACATTCCCAACTCTCTCCACTTCCCTGAAGCCTCCAACCCCTCAGCTGACCTCGGAGAGCTCAGACACAGAGGATAGTGCTGGAGGCGGGCCGGAGGCCAGGGAGGCTCTAGCCGAAAGTGACCGTGCAGCTGAAGGCCTAGCGGCTGGAGCTGAGGAGGAAGGGGACGATGGGAAGGAACCCCGAGGGGggggcagccccccaccccagagccatcCCAGCCCAGTGTGGATGAACTACTCATACAGCAGCCTGTGTCTGAGCAGTGAGGAGTCAGAGAGCAGCGGGGAGGATGAGGAATTCTGGGCTCAGCTTCAGAGTCTTCGGCAGAA GCACTTGTCGGAGGTGGAGGCACTACAGACactacagaaaaaggaaattgaggaCTTGTACAGCCGGCTTGGGAAGCAGCCCCCGCCGGGTATCGTGGCCCCAGCTGCTATGCTGTCCAGCCGCCAGCGCCGCCTCTCCAAGGGCAGTTTCCCCACCTCCCGCCGCAACAGCCTGCAGCGCTCTGAGCCCCCGGGCCCTG GCATCATGCGAAGGAACTCCCTGAGTGGCAGCAGCACCGGCTCCCAGGAGCAGCGGGCAAGCAAGGGGGTGACATTCGCCGGGGATGTTGGCAGGATG tGA
- the WNK4 gene encoding serine/threonine-protein kinase WNK4 isoform X7, with translation MLAPPASETAVPMSQAEADLALRPPPPLAAAGPPRLGPPPRRARRFSGKAETRPRSSRLSRRSSVDLGLLSSWSQPASPAPEPPEPPDSAEPSPAKSPPPSCPEPPEGTWTGGAPAKAADSARPELAVSAGGPGSREPPRVPEAAARERQREQEEKEDTETQAVATSPDGRYLKFDIEIGRGSFKTVYRGLDTDTTVEVAWCELQTRKLSRTERQRFSEEVEMLKGLQHPNIVRFYDSWKSVLKGQVCIVLVTELMTSGTLKTYLRRFREMKPRVLQRWSRQILRGLHFLHTRVPPILHRDLKCDNVFITGPSGSVKIGDLGLATLKRASFAKSVIGTPEFMAPEMYEEKYDEAVDVYAFGMCMLEMATSEYPYSECQNAAQIYRKVTSGTKPNSFYKVKMPEVKEIIEGCIRTDKNERFTIQDLLAHAFFREERGVHVELAEEDDGEKPGLKLWLRMEDARRGGRPRDNQAIEFLFQLGRDAAEEVAQEMVALGLVCEADYQPVARAVRERVAAIQRKREKLRKARELEALPPAPGPPPAAVPKTPGPPSVFPPEPEEPEADQHQSFLFRHASYSSTTSDCETDGYLSSSGFLDASDPAFQPPGGVPSSPAESHLCLPSAFALSIPRSGPGSDFSPGDSYASDAASGLSDVGEGMGRMRRPPGRNLRRRPRSRLRVTSVSDQNDRVVECQLQTHNSKMVTFRFDLDGDSPEEIAAAMVYNEFILPSERAGFLSRIREIIQRVETLLKRDTGPVEAAEDPLGPQVEPASLPALSDPLPDPSRAELQSSTSLEQSCWAAFSTSPSSPGTPLSPGNLFSPGTPVSPSPIFPITSPPCCPSPVPFSQVSSNLSPQTLSSPLAFSPSAVQFPGPASQSLPSCLLPSPPAFSPSCSQVTITPPSFPHCPSASPLPSTTAAPLLSLASAFSLAVMTVAQSLLSPSPGLLSQSPPAPPAPLPSLPLPPPPAPCGQDRPSPPTAETESEVPPNPARPLLGEARLAPISEEGKPQLVGRFQVTSSKEPAEPLPLQPTFPTLSTSLKPPTPQLTSESSDTEDSAGGGPEAREALAESDRAAEGLAAGAEEEGDDGKEPRGGGSPPPQSHPSPVWMNYSYSSLCLSSEESESSGEDEEFWAQLQSLRQKHLSEVEALQTLQKKEIEDLYSRLGKQPPPGIVAPAAMLSSRQRRLSKGSFPTSRRNSLQRSEPPGPGIMRRNSLSGSSTGSQEQRGP, from the exons ATGCTGGCACCCCCGGCCTCCGAGACTGCGGTCCCCATGTCCCAGGCGGAGGCCGACCTGGCCCTGCGGCCCCCGCCGCCTCTCGCTGCCGCGGGGCCGCCCCGCCTCGGGCCCCCTCCTCGCCGGGCGCGCCGCTTCTCCGGGAAGGCTGAGACCCGGCCGCGCTCTTCCCGTCTCAGCCGCCGCAGCTCAGTCGACTTGGGGCTGCTGAGCTCTTGGTCCCAGCCAGCCTCACCCGCTCCGGAGCCCCCTGAGCCTCCGGACTCCGCTGAACCCAGCCCCGCGAAAAGCCCACCGCCTAGCTGCCCAGAACCTCCCGAGGGCACGTGGACCGGGGGAGCCCCCGCGAAGGCTGCAGACTCAGCGCGTCCAGAGCTAGCAGTCTCGGCAGGAGGCCCGGGGTCCCGGGAACCGCCGAGGGTCCCCGAAGCCGCGGCTCGGGAGcggcagagggagcaggaggaaaaggaagacacGGAGACCCAGGCAGTGGCAACGTCCCCGGACGGCCGATACCTCAAGTTTGACATCGAGATTGGACGTGGCTCGTTCAAGACGGTGTATCGAGGGCTGGACACCGACACCACGGTGGAGGTGGCCTGGTGTGAGCTGCAG ACTCGGAAACTCTCTCGAACGGAGCGGCAGCGATTCTCTGAGGAAGTGGAGATGCTCAAGGGGCTGCAACATCCCAACATCGTCCGCTTCTACGATTCGTGGAAGTCGGTGCTGAAGGGCCAGGTTTGCATCGTACTGGTCACCGAACTCATGACCTCCGGCACGCTCAAGAC atACCTGAGGCGGTTCCGTGAGATGAAGCCGAGAGTTCTTCAGCGCTGGAGCCGCCAGATCCTTCGGGGGCTTCATTTCCTACACACCCGGGTACCCCCCATTCTGCACCGGGATCTCAAGTGCGACAACGTCTTTATCACTGGCCCTTCAGGGTCGGTCAAGATCGGGGACCTGGGCCTGGCCACGCTCAAGCGCGCCTCCTTTGCCAAGAGCGTGATAG GGACCCCGGAGTTCATGGCCCCGGAGATGTACGAGGAAAAGTACGATGAGGCGGTGGACGTGTACGCGTTTGGCATGTGCATGCTGGAGATGGCTACCTCAGAGTACCCTTACTCCGAGTGCCAGAATGCCGCGCAAATCTACCGCAAAGTCACTTCG GGCACAAAGCCGAACAGCTTCTATAAGGTGAAGATGCCCGAGGTGAAGGAGATCATTGAAGGCTGCATCCGCACAGATAAGAACgagag ATTCACCATCCAGGACCTCCTGGCTCACGCCTTCTTCCGCGAGGAGCGCGGCGTGCACGTGGAGCTGGCGGAGGAGGACGACGGCGAGAAGCCCGGCCTCAAGCTCTGGCTGCGCATGGAGGACGCGCGGCGCGGGGGGCGCCCGCGGGACAACCAGGCCATAGAGTTCCTGTTCCAACTGGGCCGGGACGCGGCAGAGGAGGTGGCGCAGGAGATG GTGGCCCTGGGTCTAGTCTGTGAAGCTGACTACCAGCCAGTGGCCCGCGCAGTACGTGAACGAGTTGCTGCCATCCAGCGGAAGCGTGAGAAGCTGCGCAAAGCTAGGGAGTTGGAAGCCCTCCCCCCTGCACCAGGACCCCCACCAGCAGCTGTCCCCAAGACTCCTGGTCCCCCCAGTGTCTTCCCCCCTGAGCCTGAGGAGCCAGAGGCAGACCAGCACCAGTCTTTCCTCTTCCGCCATGCCAGCTACTCATCTACCACCT cgGATTGCGAGACTGATGGCTACCTCAGCTCCTCCGGCTTCCTGGATGCCTCAGACCCTGCCTTTCAGCCCCCTGGGGGGGTGCCATCCAGCCCCGCTGAGTCCCATCTCTGCCTGCCCTCG GCTTTTGCCCTGTCCATTCCACGTTCTGGCCCTGGCAGTGACTTTTCCCCAGGAGACAG ctaTGCCTCAGATGCAGCATCAGGTCTTAGTGATGTGGGAGAAGGGATGGGACGCATGAGGAGACCCCCAGGGAGAAATCTCCGGCGTAGACCCCGATCCCGGCTTCGGGTCACTAGT GTCTCAGACCAGAATGACAGAGTGGTTGAGTGCCAGCTACAGACGCACAACAGCAAGATGGTGACCTTCCGATTTGATCTGGATGGCGACAGCCCGGAAGAGATTGCGGCTGCCAtg GTGTATAATGAGTTCATTCTGCCCTCGGAGCGAGCCGGATTCCTGAGCCGCATTCGGGAGATCATCCAGCGAGTGGAGACCCTGTTGAAGAGAGATACTGGCCCTGTGGAGGCTGCTGAGGACCCCCTGGGCCCCCAG GTGGAGCCAGCATCATTGCCTGCCCTCTCTGACCCCCTCCCAGACCCATCCCGTG CAGAGCTCCAGAGCAGCACCTCCCTGGAGCAGAGTTGCTGGGCAGCCTTCTCCACCTCGCCATCTTCTCCTGGAACCCCCTTGTCTCCTGGAAACTTGTTTTCCCCCGGAACTCCTGTCTCCCCAAGTCCCATTTTCCCCATCACTTCTCCCCCATGTTGCCCCAGTCCTGTCCCATTCTCCCAAGtctcttcaaatctctctccACAGACCCTCAGCTCCCCACTGGCATTCTCCCCCAGTGCTGTCCAGTTCCCTGGCCCTGCCTCTCAGTCTCTGCCGAGTtgccttctcccttctccacctGCCTTCTCTCCCAGTTGTTCTCAGGTCACCAttactcctccttcctttccccactgcccctctgcttccccccttccctccaccacagcagcccctctcctctctctggctagTGCCTTCTCACTGGCTGTGATGACCGTGGCCCAgtccctgctgtctccctcaccTGGGCTCCTGTCCCAgtctcctccagcccctcctgctcccctccctagcttgcccctgccccctccccctgctccttgtGGCCAGGATAGGCCTTCACCCCCAACAGCTGAGACCGAGAGTGAG GTCCCACCAAATCCTGCTCGGCCACTCCTGGGCGAAGCCAGACTAGCGCCCATCTCTGAAG AGGGAAAGCCACAGCTTGTGGGGCGTTTCCAAGTGACTTCATCCAAGGAACCAGCTGAGCCTCTACCCCTGCAACCAACATTCCCAACTCTCTCCACTTCCCTGAAGCCTCCAACCCCTCAGCTGACCTCGGAGAGCTCAGACACAGAGGATAGTGCTGGAGGCGGGCCGGAGGCCAGGGAGGCTCTAGCCGAAAGTGACCGTGCAGCTGAAGGCCTAGCGGCTGGAGCTGAGGAGGAAGGGGACGATGGGAAGGAACCCCGAGGGGggggcagccccccaccccagagccatcCCAGCCCAGTGTGGATGAACTACTCATACAGCAGCCTGTGTCTGAGCAGTGAGGAGTCAGAGAGCAGCGGGGAGGATGAGGAATTCTGGGCTCAGCTTCAGAGTCTTCGGCAGAA GCACTTGTCGGAGGTGGAGGCACTACAGACactacagaaaaaggaaattgaggaCTTGTACAGCCGGCTTGGGAAGCAGCCCCCGCCGGGTATCGTGGCCCCAGCTGCTATGCTGTCCAGCCGCCAGCGCCGCCTCTCCAAGGGCAGTTTCCCCACCTCCCGCCGCAACAGCCTGCAGCGCTCTGAGCCCCCGGGCCCTG GCATCATGCGAAGGAACTCCCTGAGTGGCAGCAGCACCGGCTCCCAGGAGCAGCGG GGCCCATGA
- the WNK4 gene encoding serine/threonine-protein kinase WNK4 isoform X8 has translation MLAPPASETAVPMSQAEADLALRPPPPLAAAGPPRLGPPPRRARRFSGKAETRPRSSRLSRRSSVDLGLLSSWSQPASPAPEPPEPPDSAEPSPAKSPPPSCPEPPEGTWTGGAPAKAADSARPELAVSAGGPGSREPPRVPEAAARERQREQEEKEDTETQAVATSPDGRYLKFDIEIGRGSFKTVYRGLDTDTTVEVAWCELQTRKLSRTERQRFSEEVEMLKGLQHPNIVRFYDSWKSVLKGQVCIVLVTELMTSGTLKTYLRRFREMKPRVLQRWSRQILRGLHFLHTRVPPILHRDLKCDNVFITGPSGSVKIGDLGLATLKRASFAKSVIGTPEFMAPEMYEEKYDEAVDVYAFGMCMLEMATSEYPYSECQNAAQIYRKVTSGTKPNSFYKVKMPEVKEIIEGCIRTDKNERFTIQDLLAHAFFREERGVHVELAEEDDGEKPGLKLWLRMEDARRGGRPRDNQAIEFLFQLGRDAAEEVAQEMVALGLVCEADYQPVARAVRERVAAIQRKREKLRKARELEALPPAPGPPPAAVPKTPGPPSVFPPEPEEPEADQHQSFLFRHASYSSTTSDCETDGYLSSSGFLDASDPAFQPPGGVPSSPAESHLCLPSAFALSIPRSGPGSDFSPGDSYASDAASGLSDVGEGMGRMRRPPGRNLRRRPRSRLRVTSVSDQNDRVVECQLQTHNSKMVTFRFDLDGDSPEEIAAAMVYNEFILPSERAGFLSRIREIIQRVETLLKRDTGPVEAAEDPLGPQVEPASLPALSDPLPDPSRAELQSSTSLEQSCWAAFSTSPSSPGTPLSPGNLFSPGTPVSPSPIFPITSPPCCPSPVPFSQVSSNLSPQTLSSPLAFSPSAVQFPGPASQSLPSCLLPSPPAFSPSCSQVTITPPSFPHCPSASPLPSTTAAPLLSLASAFSLAVMTVAQSLLSPSPGLLSQSPPAPPAPLPSLPLPPPPAPCGQDRPSPPTAETESEVPPNPARPLLGEARLAPISEEGKPQLVGRFQVTSSKEPAEPLPLQPTFPTLSTSLKPPTPQLTSESSDTEDSAGGGPEAREALAESDRAAEGLAAGAEEEGDDGKEPRGGGSPPPQSHPSPVWMNYSYSSLCLSSEESESSGEDEEFWAQLQSLRQKHLSEVEALQTLQKKEIEDLYSRLGKQPPPGIVAPAAMLSSRQRRLSKGSFPTSRRNSLQRSEPPGPGIMRRNSLSGSSTGSQEQR, from the exons ATGCTGGCACCCCCGGCCTCCGAGACTGCGGTCCCCATGTCCCAGGCGGAGGCCGACCTGGCCCTGCGGCCCCCGCCGCCTCTCGCTGCCGCGGGGCCGCCCCGCCTCGGGCCCCCTCCTCGCCGGGCGCGCCGCTTCTCCGGGAAGGCTGAGACCCGGCCGCGCTCTTCCCGTCTCAGCCGCCGCAGCTCAGTCGACTTGGGGCTGCTGAGCTCTTGGTCCCAGCCAGCCTCACCCGCTCCGGAGCCCCCTGAGCCTCCGGACTCCGCTGAACCCAGCCCCGCGAAAAGCCCACCGCCTAGCTGCCCAGAACCTCCCGAGGGCACGTGGACCGGGGGAGCCCCCGCGAAGGCTGCAGACTCAGCGCGTCCAGAGCTAGCAGTCTCGGCAGGAGGCCCGGGGTCCCGGGAACCGCCGAGGGTCCCCGAAGCCGCGGCTCGGGAGcggcagagggagcaggaggaaaaggaagacacGGAGACCCAGGCAGTGGCAACGTCCCCGGACGGCCGATACCTCAAGTTTGACATCGAGATTGGACGTGGCTCGTTCAAGACGGTGTATCGAGGGCTGGACACCGACACCACGGTGGAGGTGGCCTGGTGTGAGCTGCAG ACTCGGAAACTCTCTCGAACGGAGCGGCAGCGATTCTCTGAGGAAGTGGAGATGCTCAAGGGGCTGCAACATCCCAACATCGTCCGCTTCTACGATTCGTGGAAGTCGGTGCTGAAGGGCCAGGTTTGCATCGTACTGGTCACCGAACTCATGACCTCCGGCACGCTCAAGAC atACCTGAGGCGGTTCCGTGAGATGAAGCCGAGAGTTCTTCAGCGCTGGAGCCGCCAGATCCTTCGGGGGCTTCATTTCCTACACACCCGGGTACCCCCCATTCTGCACCGGGATCTCAAGTGCGACAACGTCTTTATCACTGGCCCTTCAGGGTCGGTCAAGATCGGGGACCTGGGCCTGGCCACGCTCAAGCGCGCCTCCTTTGCCAAGAGCGTGATAG GGACCCCGGAGTTCATGGCCCCGGAGATGTACGAGGAAAAGTACGATGAGGCGGTGGACGTGTACGCGTTTGGCATGTGCATGCTGGAGATGGCTACCTCAGAGTACCCTTACTCCGAGTGCCAGAATGCCGCGCAAATCTACCGCAAAGTCACTTCG GGCACAAAGCCGAACAGCTTCTATAAGGTGAAGATGCCCGAGGTGAAGGAGATCATTGAAGGCTGCATCCGCACAGATAAGAACgagag ATTCACCATCCAGGACCTCCTGGCTCACGCCTTCTTCCGCGAGGAGCGCGGCGTGCACGTGGAGCTGGCGGAGGAGGACGACGGCGAGAAGCCCGGCCTCAAGCTCTGGCTGCGCATGGAGGACGCGCGGCGCGGGGGGCGCCCGCGGGACAACCAGGCCATAGAGTTCCTGTTCCAACTGGGCCGGGACGCGGCAGAGGAGGTGGCGCAGGAGATG GTGGCCCTGGGTCTAGTCTGTGAAGCTGACTACCAGCCAGTGGCCCGCGCAGTACGTGAACGAGTTGCTGCCATCCAGCGGAAGCGTGAGAAGCTGCGCAAAGCTAGGGAGTTGGAAGCCCTCCCCCCTGCACCAGGACCCCCACCAGCAGCTGTCCCCAAGACTCCTGGTCCCCCCAGTGTCTTCCCCCCTGAGCCTGAGGAGCCAGAGGCAGACCAGCACCAGTCTTTCCTCTTCCGCCATGCCAGCTACTCATCTACCACCT cgGATTGCGAGACTGATGGCTACCTCAGCTCCTCCGGCTTCCTGGATGCCTCAGACCCTGCCTTTCAGCCCCCTGGGGGGGTGCCATCCAGCCCCGCTGAGTCCCATCTCTGCCTGCCCTCG GCTTTTGCCCTGTCCATTCCACGTTCTGGCCCTGGCAGTGACTTTTCCCCAGGAGACAG ctaTGCCTCAGATGCAGCATCAGGTCTTAGTGATGTGGGAGAAGGGATGGGACGCATGAGGAGACCCCCAGGGAGAAATCTCCGGCGTAGACCCCGATCCCGGCTTCGGGTCACTAGT GTCTCAGACCAGAATGACAGAGTGGTTGAGTGCCAGCTACAGACGCACAACAGCAAGATGGTGACCTTCCGATTTGATCTGGATGGCGACAGCCCGGAAGAGATTGCGGCTGCCAtg GTGTATAATGAGTTCATTCTGCCCTCGGAGCGAGCCGGATTCCTGAGCCGCATTCGGGAGATCATCCAGCGAGTGGAGACCCTGTTGAAGAGAGATACTGGCCCTGTGGAGGCTGCTGAGGACCCCCTGGGCCCCCAG GTGGAGCCAGCATCATTGCCTGCCCTCTCTGACCCCCTCCCAGACCCATCCCGTG CAGAGCTCCAGAGCAGCACCTCCCTGGAGCAGAGTTGCTGGGCAGCCTTCTCCACCTCGCCATCTTCTCCTGGAACCCCCTTGTCTCCTGGAAACTTGTTTTCCCCCGGAACTCCTGTCTCCCCAAGTCCCATTTTCCCCATCACTTCTCCCCCATGTTGCCCCAGTCCTGTCCCATTCTCCCAAGtctcttcaaatctctctccACAGACCCTCAGCTCCCCACTGGCATTCTCCCCCAGTGCTGTCCAGTTCCCTGGCCCTGCCTCTCAGTCTCTGCCGAGTtgccttctcccttctccacctGCCTTCTCTCCCAGTTGTTCTCAGGTCACCAttactcctccttcctttccccactgcccctctgcttccccccttccctccaccacagcagcccctctcctctctctggctagTGCCTTCTCACTGGCTGTGATGACCGTGGCCCAgtccctgctgtctccctcaccTGGGCTCCTGTCCCAgtctcctccagcccctcctgctcccctccctagcttgcccctgccccctccccctgctccttgtGGCCAGGATAGGCCTTCACCCCCAACAGCTGAGACCGAGAGTGAG GTCCCACCAAATCCTGCTCGGCCACTCCTGGGCGAAGCCAGACTAGCGCCCATCTCTGAAG AGGGAAAGCCACAGCTTGTGGGGCGTTTCCAAGTGACTTCATCCAAGGAACCAGCTGAGCCTCTACCCCTGCAACCAACATTCCCAACTCTCTCCACTTCCCTGAAGCCTCCAACCCCTCAGCTGACCTCGGAGAGCTCAGACACAGAGGATAGTGCTGGAGGCGGGCCGGAGGCCAGGGAGGCTCTAGCCGAAAGTGACCGTGCAGCTGAAGGCCTAGCGGCTGGAGCTGAGGAGGAAGGGGACGATGGGAAGGAACCCCGAGGGGggggcagccccccaccccagagccatcCCAGCCCAGTGTGGATGAACTACTCATACAGCAGCCTGTGTCTGAGCAGTGAGGAGTCAGAGAGCAGCGGGGAGGATGAGGAATTCTGGGCTCAGCTTCAGAGTCTTCGGCAGAA GCACTTGTCGGAGGTGGAGGCACTACAGACactacagaaaaaggaaattgaggaCTTGTACAGCCGGCTTGGGAAGCAGCCCCCGCCGGGTATCGTGGCCCCAGCTGCTATGCTGTCCAGCCGCCAGCGCCGCCTCTCCAAGGGCAGTTTCCCCACCTCCCGCCGCAACAGCCTGCAGCGCTCTGAGCCCCCGGGCCCTG GCATCATGCGAAGGAACTCCCTGAGTGGCAGCAGCACCGGCTCCCAGGAGCAGCGG tGA